One Coffea arabica cultivar ET-39 chromosome 5c, Coffea Arabica ET-39 HiFi, whole genome shotgun sequence DNA window includes the following coding sequences:
- the LOC140007684 gene encoding uncharacterized protein, giving the protein MGRREKRNSSLYCAYHRDVEHETEDYNDLKREIENLIWQGHLKQFVRKDGGFNRSASHRDNQGPRRADRRDPQIPCRGPEKPREDQRPPQDGSPGYSPSIPEVINTIAGDPTGRDSQNSRKRAYRQAGLEAADPSSRLSEVITYGSSNPVPAASSNHEILVIEVLTNNYIVRKVYVDPDSSVDVLYYRTFKNLKLTREQLTPVRTPLVGFGGHVVHPEGMVS; this is encoded by the coding sequence ATGGGAAGGAGGGAGAAGAGGAACTCTAGTCTCTATTGTGCCTACCACCGAGATGTTGAGCATGAGACTGAGGACTACAACGATCTAAAGAGAGAGATCGAGAACCTGATTTGGCAGGGACATCTGAAGCAATTCGTCCGCAAGGATGGAGGTTTCAACCGAAGTGCCTCTCACCGAGACAACCAAGGCCCTCGCCGAGCGGACAGGCGAGACCCGCAGATTCCTTGTCGTGGGCCCGAGAAACCTAGGGAGGACCAGCGGCCTCCGCAGGACGGATCCCCGGGCTACAGTCCAAGCATCCCTGAAGTAATCAACACGATCGCGGGTGATCCGACGGGAAGAGACAGCCAGAACTCCCGAAAAAGGGCCTACCGTCAAGCTGGTCTAGAAGCTGCCGATCCAAGCTCAAGGTTATCCGAGGTGATCACCTATGGTTCCAGCAACCCTGTCCCTGCTGCCTCCAGCAACCATGAAATCCTCGTGATTGAAGTACTCACTAATAACTATATAGTCAGGAAGGTCTATGTCGATCCCGATAGTTCGGTAGACGTCTTGTACTACCGGACCTTTAAAAATTTGAAACTGACCAGAGAGCAGCTCACTCCTGTCAGAACTCCTCTCGTCGGATTCGGGGGACACGTGGTCCACCCGGAGGGAATGGTATCCTAA